The following proteins come from a genomic window of Synechococcus sp. NB0720_010:
- a CDS encoding shikimate dehydrogenase, whose product MWLPNSARTTVNAEARIQGSTALVGVLGDPVRHSLSPVMHNAALEAMGLDWAYLALPAPTAELGAVIQALEAMGCRGLNVTIPHKQAVAALCSELSPLAERLGAVNTLVPRQGGGWLGTNTDVEGFCAPLREVSWSSKRALVLGCGGSARAVVAGLVELGFAEIVLAGRRPEALEAFQADCRSWAPQLSTLSWDSGIAATLAQADLLVNTTPVGMASATDPAAAQACPLSDSELAALSAEAWVYDLIYTPRPTALLQRATAKGCRSLDGLRMLVEQGAASLRLWSGRSEVPIEVMHQAALRQL is encoded by the coding sequence GTGTGGTTGCCGAACAGTGCCCGAACCACCGTGAACGCCGAGGCCCGAATCCAAGGCAGCACCGCGCTTGTGGGGGTACTGGGCGATCCGGTGCGCCACTCCCTTTCGCCGGTGATGCACAACGCGGCACTCGAGGCCATGGGCCTGGACTGGGCCTACCTGGCCCTACCCGCGCCAACGGCTGAGCTGGGCGCCGTTATCCAGGCCCTCGAAGCGATGGGCTGCCGCGGCCTGAACGTGACCATCCCCCACAAGCAAGCGGTCGCGGCGCTCTGCAGCGAACTCAGTCCACTGGCGGAGCGACTGGGGGCCGTGAACACCCTGGTGCCACGCCAGGGGGGCGGCTGGCTTGGCACCAACACCGATGTGGAAGGCTTCTGCGCGCCGCTGCGGGAGGTCAGCTGGAGCAGCAAGCGGGCGCTGGTGCTCGGCTGCGGCGGCAGTGCCCGCGCCGTCGTCGCCGGTCTGGTGGAGCTGGGCTTTGCCGAGATCGTTCTGGCCGGGCGACGGCCGGAAGCCCTCGAGGCCTTCCAGGCGGACTGCCGGAGCTGGGCGCCCCAACTCAGCACCCTCAGCTGGGACAGCGGAATCGCCGCAACCCTCGCCCAGGCGGATCTGCTGGTGAACACCACGCCCGTGGGCATGGCCTCAGCCACGGACCCCGCCGCCGCCCAGGCCTGCCCCTTGAGTGACAGCGAACTCGCGGCGCTTTCAGCCGAAGCCTGGGTCTACGACTTGATCTACACACCTCGGCCGACCGCGCTACTGCAGCGGGCAACGGCCAAAGGCTGCCGCAGCCTGGATGGCCTGCGCATGCTGGTGGAGCAGGGGGCCGCCTCCCTGCGCCTCTGGAGCGGCAGGAGCGAGGTGCCCATCGAGGTCATGCACCAGGCCGCCCTGCGCCAGCTCTAA
- the dnaK gene encoding molecular chaperone DnaK, with product MGKVVGIDLGTTNSCVSVMEGGKPTVIANAEGFRTTPSVVAYTKNQDQLVGQIAKRQAVMNPENTFYSVKRFIGRRVDEVNEESKEVSYGVEKAGSNVKVKCPVLNKQFAPEEVSAQVLRKLAEDAGKYLGETVTQAVITVPAYFNDSQRQATKDAGKIAGLEVLRIINEPTAAALAYGLDKKSNEKILVFDLGGGTFDVSVLEVGDGVFEVLSTSGDTHLGGDDFDKVIVDHLADTFKSNEGIDLRSDKQALQRLTEAAEKAKIELSSATQSEINLPFITATPEGPKHLDLTLTRAKFEELASKLIDRCRVPVEQALKDAKLASSELDEVVMVGGSTRIPAVLELVKRVTGKSPNQTVNPDEVVAVGAAIQGGVLAGEVKDILLLDVTPLSLGVETLGGVMTKMIPRNTTIPTKKSETYSTAVDGQTNVEIHVLQGEREMASDNKSLGTFRLDGIPPAPRGVPQIEVTFDIDANGILSVTAKDKGSGKEQSISITGASTLSDNEVEKMVKDAEANASADKEKRERIDVKNQAETLVYQAEKQLGELGDKVGAEDKAKVESSSAKLKEAIEKDDFDTMKSELETLQQALYAAGAAVYQQAAGAEGAAAGAPGADAGAAGDDVIDAEFTESK from the coding sequence ATGGGCAAGGTTGTCGGTATCGACCTTGGCACCACCAACAGTTGCGTGTCAGTCATGGAGGGCGGCAAGCCCACCGTGATTGCCAATGCCGAGGGCTTCCGCACCACGCCCTCCGTGGTGGCATACACCAAAAACCAGGATCAGCTGGTGGGTCAAATCGCCAAGCGCCAGGCGGTGATGAACCCGGAAAACACCTTCTATTCCGTCAAGCGTTTCATCGGACGCCGGGTGGACGAGGTGAACGAAGAGTCCAAGGAAGTGAGCTACGGCGTCGAGAAGGCCGGCTCCAACGTCAAGGTCAAGTGCCCCGTCCTCAACAAGCAATTTGCTCCTGAGGAAGTCAGCGCTCAGGTCCTGCGCAAGCTGGCCGAAGACGCCGGTAAGTACCTCGGCGAGACCGTGACCCAAGCGGTCATCACCGTTCCCGCCTACTTCAACGACTCCCAGCGCCAGGCCACCAAGGACGCCGGCAAGATCGCTGGCCTTGAGGTGCTGCGCATCATCAACGAGCCCACCGCGGCTGCCCTGGCCTACGGCCTGGACAAGAAGAGCAACGAGAAAATCCTGGTCTTCGACCTGGGCGGCGGCACCTTCGACGTGTCCGTTCTCGAAGTGGGCGACGGTGTCTTTGAGGTGCTCTCCACCTCGGGCGACACCCACCTGGGCGGTGATGACTTCGACAAGGTGATCGTTGATCACCTGGCCGACACCTTCAAGTCCAACGAAGGCATCGATCTGCGCAGTGACAAGCAGGCCCTGCAGCGCCTGACCGAGGCCGCTGAGAAAGCCAAGATCGAGCTCTCCAGCGCGACCCAAAGCGAGATCAACCTGCCGTTCATCACGGCAACCCCCGAGGGCCCCAAGCACCTCGACCTGACCCTCACCCGGGCCAAGTTCGAAGAGCTGGCCTCCAAGCTGATCGACCGTTGCCGCGTGCCCGTCGAGCAGGCCCTGAAGGACGCCAAGCTCGCCTCCTCCGAGCTGGATGAGGTGGTGATGGTGGGCGGTTCCACCCGCATCCCCGCGGTCCTCGAGCTGGTGAAGCGCGTCACCGGGAAGTCCCCCAACCAAACCGTGAACCCCGATGAGGTGGTGGCCGTGGGTGCCGCCATTCAGGGCGGTGTGCTCGCCGGTGAGGTCAAGGACATCCTTCTGCTGGACGTCACTCCCCTGTCCCTGGGTGTGGAAACCCTGGGCGGTGTGATGACCAAGATGATTCCCCGGAACACCACCATCCCGACCAAGAAGTCGGAGACCTACTCCACCGCTGTGGACGGTCAGACCAACGTCGAGATCCACGTGCTCCAGGGCGAGCGCGAGATGGCCAGCGACAACAAGTCGCTTGGAACCTTCCGCCTCGATGGCATCCCCCCTGCCCCCCGTGGCGTGCCCCAGATCGAAGTCACCTTCGACATCGACGCCAACGGCATCCTGAGCGTCACCGCCAAGGACAAGGGCAGCGGTAAGGAGCAGAGCATCTCCATCACCGGCGCCTCCACCCTCAGCGACAACGAGGTGGAGAAGATGGTCAAGGACGCCGAGGCCAACGCCAGCGCCGACAAGGAGAAGCGCGAGCGCATCGACGTGAAGAACCAGGCCGAAACCCTGGTGTATCAAGCCGAGAAGCAGCTGGGCGAACTGGGCGACAAGGTGGGTGCCGAGGACAAGGCCAAGGTCGAGTCCTCCTCCGCCAAGCTCAAGGAAGCCATCGAGAAGGACGACTTCGACACGATGAAGTCCGAGCTCGAAACCCTGCAGCAGGCCCTCTACGCCGCTGGTGCCGCCGTCTACCAGCAGGCCGCTGGTGCGGAAGGCGCTGCCGCTGGTGCCCCTGGTGCTGATGCTGGTGCCGCCGGCGATGACGTGATCGACGCCGAGTTCACCGAGTCCAAGTGA
- a CDS encoding FAD-binding oxidoreductase translates to MIGAGVVGFSVAWHLQRSGHQVTLFDPQLGQAQGPDAGSSAALGLLMARVFRRSSGRGWRLRQQSHALWRQWREELQQRGHVLPFRPGLLQLATTAAEQEAQAQLAEQRQDLRLLDPAALETLRPLIPQPSLGGLLSPEDGQLDPIPAMRALQEDGARLGVQLKATAVRGLERSGSGQWRVVGGQGSYDWVVLSAGLSSSALLEPLGHERPQHPVLGQALELQLADGDQAPLNWPGSLSWSGINLVPRPQGRLWLGATVEIDQRQGQPEQLLALRELDGKAPAWLQRATVLRQWQGLRARPLGRPAPLLEQLEPGLLLASGHYRNGVLLAPATAAWVAEQIEQG, encoded by the coding sequence GTGATCGGAGCCGGCGTGGTGGGCTTTTCTGTGGCCTGGCACCTGCAGCGGAGCGGGCACCAGGTCACGCTGTTTGACCCCCAGCTGGGGCAAGCCCAAGGCCCAGACGCCGGCAGCAGCGCGGCCCTGGGGCTGTTGATGGCTCGCGTCTTTCGCCGCAGCAGCGGCCGAGGCTGGAGGCTGCGGCAGCAGTCCCACGCCCTCTGGCGGCAGTGGCGCGAGGAGCTCCAGCAGCGAGGCCATGTCCTGCCCTTTCGCCCCGGCCTCCTGCAGCTCGCCACCACGGCGGCCGAGCAAGAGGCGCAGGCCCAACTGGCGGAGCAGCGGCAGGACCTGCGCCTGCTGGATCCCGCAGCACTCGAGACCCTCAGGCCGCTCATCCCCCAACCGTCCCTCGGGGGACTTCTCTCCCCGGAGGATGGCCAACTCGATCCCATCCCAGCCATGCGGGCGCTGCAGGAGGACGGGGCACGGCTTGGGGTCCAGCTCAAGGCGACGGCGGTCCGCGGGCTGGAGCGCAGCGGAAGCGGCCAATGGCGCGTCGTCGGCGGACAGGGGTCCTACGACTGGGTCGTCCTCAGTGCCGGCCTGAGCAGTTCAGCGTTGCTGGAGCCCCTGGGCCACGAGCGACCCCAACACCCGGTGCTCGGCCAGGCCCTAGAACTGCAACTCGCAGACGGTGATCAGGCCCCCCTCAACTGGCCGGGGAGCCTGAGCTGGAGCGGCATCAACTTGGTGCCGCGGCCCCAGGGACGCCTCTGGCTTGGCGCCACGGTGGAAATTGATCAACGGCAAGGACAGCCCGAGCAGCTGCTTGCCCTGCGCGAGCTCGACGGCAAGGCCCCAGCCTGGCTGCAACGGGCGACGGTGCTGCGGCAGTGGCAGGGGCTGAGGGCCCGTCCCCTGGGCCGGCCCGCACCGCTACTGGAGCAACTCGAACCGGGCCTGCTCCTCGCGAGCGGTCACTACCGCAATGGCGTCCTGCTGGCTCCGGCCACGGCGGCCTGGGTGGCCGAGCAGATCGAACAAGGCTGA
- the pstS gene encoding phosphate ABC transporter substrate-binding protein PstS: protein MLRTRTLVPLGLLAVLALTACGGSGSGGGASSARLQGAGATFPAPIYLRWFQDLASKGEVKVNYQSVGSGAGIRQFEAATVDFAASDKPLSDEDAAGIQRGAVQVPMTAGAIAVAYNNPGCELKLTQQQLVEIFEGKITNYSDLGCRDQAIKVVYRSDGSGTTYNFTQSLSAFSPAWASGPGSGKSIKWPIGLGAKGNEGMAASLQQIKGALGYVESSYVRGDLQAAALQNAGGSYAKPTTKAAAEALGSIDLGPNLTGSNPNPKAGYPIVSFTWILLYKSGNGDKLKSLQQAFNYTLSDAAQANAPALGYVSLPANVLQKARAAVASIGE from the coding sequence ATGCTTCGCACCCGCACCCTGGTCCCCCTGGGCCTCCTGGCCGTCCTGGCCCTGACGGCCTGCGGCGGATCTGGCTCTGGCGGCGGTGCGTCCAGCGCCCGCCTACAGGGTGCCGGGGCCACCTTCCCCGCTCCGATTTACCTGCGCTGGTTCCAGGACTTGGCCTCCAAGGGCGAGGTGAAGGTCAATTACCAGTCGGTGGGTTCGGGCGCCGGCATCCGCCAGTTCGAGGCCGCCACCGTTGACTTTGCCGCCAGCGACAAGCCCCTGAGCGACGAGGACGCCGCCGGCATCCAGCGCGGTGCCGTGCAGGTCCCCATGACCGCCGGCGCGATCGCCGTGGCCTACAACAACCCCGGCTGCGAACTGAAGCTGACCCAACAGCAGCTGGTGGAGATCTTCGAAGGCAAGATCACCAACTACAGCGACCTCGGTTGCCGTGACCAGGCCATCAAGGTCGTCTACCGCTCCGACGGTTCCGGGACGACCTACAACTTCACGCAGTCCCTCTCGGCCTTCAGCCCCGCCTGGGCCTCGGGTCCGGGCTCCGGCAAATCGATCAAATGGCCCATCGGTCTCGGCGCCAAGGGCAACGAGGGCATGGCCGCCAGCCTGCAGCAGATCAAGGGCGCCCTGGGCTACGTCGAGAGCTCCTATGTGCGCGGTGATCTACAGGCGGCTGCCCTGCAGAACGCGGGCGGCAGCTATGCCAAGCCCACCACCAAAGCAGCAGCTGAGGCCCTGGGCAGTATCGATCTGGGCCCCAACCTGACCGGAAGCAACCCCAATCCCAAGGCGGGCTACCCGATCGTCAGCTTCACCTGGATCCTGCTCTACAAGAGCGGTAACGGCGACAAGCTCAAGAGCCTGCAGCAGGCCTTCAACTACACCCTCAGCGATGCAGCTCAGGCCAATGCCCCGGCCCTGGGCTACGTGAGCCTGCCGGCCAACGTGCTCCAAAAAGCACGGGCCGCCGTCGCCAGCATCGGCGAATAA
- a CDS encoding O-antigen ligase codes for MTQLWRKPLQAGLVLLDGERPAAATLWGWRCFQVALLLLPASALLAGLLLFVALILGSRQPTAWRDDRVNWLLAGIGLWMLLGCFTASSGWLAWVGLGNWLPFFWAFWAYQPYLATPEARRRVALWLVAGTVPVLGTGFGQMVLGWSGPYELLGGAIVWWIRGGGNPPGRLSGLFDYANITAAWLALSWPLVLAAFLQHCRRWRSGPLAFGLWGISFALVVTQVAEMLATDSRNGWGALVLAVSIVLGPGRWIWLLPLLLLALVPVALATLPGVPAVIQAPLREIVPQSIWGRLNDFNSHGERPLALTRLSQWGTALGLVGERPWLGWGAAAFSVIYPLRTGHWHGHPHNIALDLALSHGLPVAVGLVGLVLWLLIRGVRLGMASGALFERAWWAAALVLVVLHATDIPMYDSRLNIAGWILLAGLRCRL; via the coding sequence ATGACCCAGCTCTGGCGCAAGCCGCTGCAGGCCGGCTTGGTGTTGCTCGATGGGGAGCGGCCGGCGGCGGCGACCCTCTGGGGTTGGCGTTGCTTCCAGGTCGCCCTGCTGCTGCTGCCGGCCAGTGCGCTTCTGGCGGGGTTGCTGCTGTTTGTGGCCTTGATCCTGGGGAGTCGTCAGCCGACCGCCTGGCGGGACGATCGGGTCAATTGGCTGCTGGCTGGCATCGGTCTGTGGATGCTCCTGGGCTGCTTCACCGCCTCCAGCGGCTGGCTGGCCTGGGTGGGCCTAGGCAATTGGCTTCCGTTTTTCTGGGCGTTCTGGGCCTATCAGCCCTATCTGGCCACGCCCGAGGCCCGGCGCCGGGTGGCCCTCTGGCTGGTGGCCGGCACCGTTCCGGTTCTGGGGACGGGCTTTGGCCAGATGGTGCTTGGCTGGAGCGGCCCCTATGAACTGTTGGGTGGGGCGATCGTCTGGTGGATCCGCGGTGGGGGCAATCCGCCTGGGCGGCTCTCGGGCCTGTTTGATTACGCCAACATCACGGCGGCCTGGCTGGCCTTGAGCTGGCCTTTGGTGCTGGCGGCCTTTCTGCAGCACTGCCGCCGCTGGCGCTCCGGCCCGCTGGCCTTTGGGCTCTGGGGCATCAGCTTTGCCCTGGTGGTCACCCAGGTGGCCGAGATGCTGGCTACCGATTCCCGCAACGGCTGGGGTGCCCTGGTCCTGGCGGTGTCGATCGTGCTGGGCCCGGGGCGCTGGATTTGGTTGTTGCCCCTGCTGCTGTTGGCGCTGGTGCCCGTTGCCCTGGCCACCCTGCCGGGGGTGCCGGCGGTGATTCAGGCCCCCCTGCGGGAGATCGTTCCCCAGTCGATCTGGGGACGCCTGAACGATTTCAATTCCCATGGGGAGCGTCCCCTGGCGCTGACGCGTCTGAGTCAGTGGGGCACGGCCCTGGGGCTGGTGGGCGAGCGTCCTTGGCTGGGCTGGGGGGCGGCGGCCTTCAGCGTGATCTATCCCCTGCGGACGGGCCATTGGCATGGCCATCCCCACAACATCGCCTTGGATCTGGCCCTCAGTCACGGTCTGCCGGTGGCCGTGGGTCTGGTCGGTCTGGTGCTGTGGCTCTTGATCCGCGGCGTGAGGCTTGGCATGGCCAGTGGCGCGCTGTTTGAGCGGGCCTGGTGGGCCGCGGCGCTGGTGCTGGTGGTGCTCCATGCCACCGACATCCCGATGTACGACAGCCGCCTGAACATCGCCGGTTGGATCCTGCTGGCGGGTCTGCGCTGCCGGCTCTAG
- the purU gene encoding formyltetrahydrofolate deformylase yields MTAATAILQMICPDQPGLVRELSGWVAGNGGNIVHADHHSDQGAGLFLSRIEWQLEGFGLPREAIAPAAASLAERLGGEQRVTFSDQRPAVAIFVSKQDHCFLDLLWRVRTGELPMRVPLVVSNHPDLGSIAEEFGAQFAHVPINNANRQEAEARHLELLKEHGIELVILAKYMQVLTPAFLAAFDPPDAFHRVINIHHSFLPAFMGAQPYHRAWERGVKLIGATGHYVTDELDAGPIIAQSTVNVSHRDEVEDLIRKGRDTERLALARAVRLHLKRQVMVYRGRTAVFE; encoded by the coding sequence ATGACGGCTGCCACCGCCATCCTTCAGATGATTTGCCCCGACCAGCCGGGTCTTGTGCGGGAGCTCTCCGGTTGGGTGGCTGGCAACGGCGGCAACATCGTCCACGCCGATCACCACAGCGACCAAGGGGCTGGTCTGTTCCTGAGCCGCATCGAGTGGCAGCTCGAGGGGTTCGGCTTGCCCCGGGAAGCGATTGCTCCGGCGGCGGCCTCCCTGGCGGAGCGCCTTGGTGGTGAACAGAGGGTCACCTTCTCGGATCAGCGCCCGGCTGTGGCGATCTTCGTTAGCAAGCAGGACCACTGTTTCTTGGATCTGCTCTGGCGTGTGCGCACCGGCGAGTTGCCGATGCGGGTGCCGCTGGTGGTCTCCAACCATCCCGATCTGGGTTCGATCGCCGAGGAGTTCGGCGCCCAGTTCGCCCATGTGCCGATCAACAACGCCAACCGCCAGGAGGCCGAGGCCCGTCACCTCGAGCTGTTGAAGGAGCACGGCATTGAGTTGGTGATCCTGGCCAAGTACATGCAGGTGCTGACGCCAGCCTTTTTGGCGGCCTTTGACCCTCCGGATGCCTTCCACCGGGTGATCAACATCCACCATTCCTTCCTGCCGGCCTTCATGGGGGCGCAGCCCTATCACCGGGCCTGGGAGCGGGGGGTGAAGTTGATCGGGGCCACCGGGCACTACGTGACCGATGAACTCGATGCGGGCCCGATCATTGCCCAGTCCACCGTCAACGTGAGCCACCGCGATGAGGTGGAGGATCTGATCCGCAAAGGCCGCGATACCGAGCGTCTGGCCTTGGCACGGGCGGTGCGCTTGCATCTGAAGCGACAGGTGATGGTCTACCGCGGCCGTACGGCGGTGTTCGAATGA
- the psbQ gene encoding photosystem II protein PsbQ codes for MAAQPLYSGLRRLALAALALVISFGLTACGGAKAKAPTLSADDITVIERQAEGFLAARDRLPELATLVNERNWVFTRNLIHGPMQEVGREMLYINQRLLPGDRAEATKLATDLKAALADLDEAARLQDANNLSKSYIKVASGFGRYAQILPEQVQSDLKQI; via the coding sequence ATGGCTGCTCAACCGCTCTATTCCGGCCTGCGGCGACTGGCCCTGGCGGCCCTCGCTCTGGTGATCAGCTTTGGCCTGACCGCCTGCGGTGGCGCCAAAGCGAAGGCCCCCACTCTGAGTGCTGACGACATCACCGTGATCGAGCGCCAGGCCGAAGGCTTCCTGGCAGCGCGCGACCGTCTGCCTGAGCTCGCCACCCTGGTGAATGAGCGCAACTGGGTCTTCACCCGCAACCTGATCCACGGCCCCATGCAGGAAGTGGGCCGCGAGATGCTCTACATCAACCAGCGTCTGCTGCCCGGCGACCGCGCTGAGGCCACCAAACTGGCTACCGATCTGAAGGCCGCCCTGGCCGACCTCGACGAAGCCGCCCGTCTGCAAGACGCCAACAACCTCAGCAAGTCCTACATCAAGGTCGCCAGCGGTTTCGGTCGTTACGCCCAGATCCTTCCTGAGCAGGTTCAGTCCGACCTCAAGCAGATCTGA